The genomic segment tgtccccattggtcttttaatcataattatgctgttttattaatgcaaatattatattatattattatattaatataatatttttgttttttactgaatttccctgcggggataaataaagttaataaataaagttaatcttgaaatccaaaaacaagtgttgttttccaggacatagtttctgcagagtggcattagttcattagaaaatcatctctgagttgtgggcaggaccgttGGTGGGAGctaccccgcccccttttccctccctgttgctgagagctcagataGCCCTAcatcacataaaaaacaaatatttttcaaactgcattttatcaTCTACTCCTGATATACAACTATTAGAATATacaaaaatcagaaatgcattttttagctaaatcaTCTCTAAATATGTCCACCAACATCTGAACAAttgtacaagaacatgttaaaaacacggtTTTCATCAGatcttaaaacaacaaatttttattgtcattcttgataaaaatgtaaGCCTTAATAAACTTTTTAGTTGATGCTTCAGCGCAGACTCACTTAAGCAGCTCACAGCGCATCTTATCATTCTGGTGGTAGACCATCTTCTTAAGAATCCTGCTCAGGTGAAGTGGGAACCAGCAGAGGGCAAAGATGAGCACCAGGCAGAAGACCGCTTTCGCCACCTCCCTCCTCTTCAAAAAGGCATAAAACAATCAATGAACATAATATAATGAACGTATTTAACTCCTTAATCAAATGTAGTGACGTCTCAGGAATTGACTTGTTGATGTTTATTACTCACCTGCTTGAGGTGCTCACTGAGCGCGATCCGGAGGCTGCCTTTCCTGTGGTTGAGCATCTCACAGGTCATCAGAGTGTAAAAGACAGCCGTGCAAATCAGCGGAACACAAAAGTAAAAGCCAAAAAGCCACCAGTCCTTTGCGTTTGTATAGGCCTAAAGGGAGACGAGAACATTGTTACAATTGAttgtaaacaaaatcattttttttacagtttttccttCAACCCAAAATGCCATTATTTCAAATCACATTGCACTTCACATAGCAAAAAATCTAAGTTAAAAAATTCTGGCATTGCACCACAGAACTTTACTTTTTCAATGTTGGGTACCCTTTAACTTCTTGAATTTTAACAAGAAGGCTTGAAAACACTTATGAAAATCAgtttagagatttttaaaatggtCAACTCTTAGATCAGATCCTAATTCTTCCCTTACCCCTCCAAGTTAAGGGTTATTTGTAGGGAAAGGgatgtcagaaatgttttttaagggtGGAGTGcattgactggattttcacatatGTCAATGGTAGAGCGAAGGGATTTTGAGTTCTGgatgctctgaagcacagaagattacattttaatgtaagtaaagactttttgttttagcatggctttttaaagttataaaaattagCTGGTAGCTGAGCGCTAACGTAGATGATCAGCGAATATTGATGCCGTCCATTTTTAAAGACGTCCAATTCCCCCCCAATCCCTGGGTATGttcgaattccttccctactcactatgtAGTGCGCTTTACggtgtgtttgtcatttttaagttcTGCTCAAATCTACAGTTCCAAGATTGAGCCccttagaaatttcccagaagtctttgcgaaaaaccagtgggCATCAACGCTCACTACATTAgtggatatagaccacaatgcattgcagtcaaacaattttagcaaaaaaaaaagttgaaatacaaattttttatgaacattccacatttttatcatgagaACACAATGAAGTCACAAgtagacattttaaaatattcatattgattagattttcccTCCGTGAAACTGATGACATCATAtctgctgtttaaaaaatgacaaaaaagtagtcggtatggtgtccgaattgctttaaaaatccagaTATTCGCACACTATCTAGTTTTAttgtagttagggattagggtgggttTTTGGAGATTCATGGATtgtaaaagcaattcagacaccatgcttactatttttttttattttttaaatagcgGTCATGACATCACCAATCCCATGAAgagaaaattgaatcaatacaaacattttacgatgCTTACATAAAATTCccttgtgttctgatgatgaaaatattgattgtttgttaaaagaattacatttaaacactttttttcttcgcATAAATTGtttaaacgcaatgcattgtggtctacatttactaatgacttctgggaaatttctacggcactggattttggaattgtagattcagacagcactataaaatggcgaatgcactatatagtacgCTATATAGCTAAttgggaaggaattcggacatattTGAAGTAAAGCCGTAGAGGTAGAATTTGGATTCTACccaataaaactatttttaattattttttagtttctgcCAAATCAGGTTAAGTAAAGTCACCACATTCTTTccctgataaaagaaaaaagccaacCTTTAACCGAATTAACCAATAAGAATCTAATCAtaaatttcatttattgattgttaTCAAACATCTGTGAAGTTCAAATAGTTCAACACTCATTAATAgggtttttattaaaaaaaaaaacaaatttgtcaaGTTTTGCACACCACCAcattttcttatatatttttttccttttatttattcacatttttcatcatcactttcttaaaaaaaacgctGTTTCATGAAAGGAGCTTCATGTTTTTGAGTTCAACAGGCAGTGATATCTGGTAGAGATTACTCTGGTCCTGTACACATGGAGCCGTCCATGTGGTTCAGCTTAAAGTCCTCGGCTTCAGTAATTGCACGAGGCCTGCAATCAATTATGGGCTCTGAGGTTGTTAAAGGGCCATAATCTAAAAGTGAAGGAAAGTTGAGTGAAAGCTGATACTTCACTCAAAATGTTTACTGCATTCatgaattcatgaaaaaaaagaagacattgcTTTCTCAGAGCTGATCTCTAGACCTAttaatgcaaatatgcatcaaaccattTTGGCTGCAAATTTAACTCAATTTAGTTTCAACTtgaaagccaaaacagctgatttttttaatttatttttttattcatagctggaaataaattcaggcatcaaggggttacattgatttatttcattacaTAACATTTAACTCTATAAGCTAACATTCAAAACGCTCTGATTTGGGACAAACttgaaatattgtattttttcttgtttttgtgttgaggaCATTAACATTGTTGTTCTAATATAACTCAAAATTGAACATATTGACGACGGATAATGCGTGCATTCAGTTAGACGGAGACACAAACCTTAAATTGCACTTCAGCTTTAAGTTTTTGCTTCACTATTCTCTCATTAATTCagtaaaatcaagttttttctcCACTATAATCAccttttcattctttttcagCACATCTTGGTTTAATCCATTCCAGAATTTTTTCGTGGTGAATTTCTTCCCGATGTAACTCAGGTCTCTCTAGGATTCCCACAGACTTTCAGGGGAGATTGATATTAATCACATTAGATACCTGATGTGAACACAAAAATATCTTGAGttgtattaaatttaaaaagaaaaaagtttttgatcaAGGACTAATGATTAGTCAAAAAGTCGGCTTTTCCGTCAAACTGttattttaacactaaaaaaggCAATTTGCTTTAGATTTATCCTTAGTTTTGAAACTAACTTGCGGCACTTTTTAGGGCTGTACAAGTAGTAATACGATCATATTTTGCTTTAAGTCCTGTTTACAggattcctcttttttttagacGAGGTTAAAGATGTTAACCAGGAATTAGTGGAGACTCTTGAGTCTCAGGCTAAAGCAGTACGGCATTCATCTATGAGTCCTAGGGGTCTGCAGTGACAAAacacttcagatttttttactactggagaacattttaaagtgggTTATAAAGCTAATATATACATCTTGTGCTTGTGGCAAGAATTCTCCTTCCATGGTTGGTGTCATCTTACTCCTAACCAAAAGTTTAACTTTGTAAAACACTGATCAAAACCTTTTGTACAATTTCAAAACATCTGACAAGAACTTTTATAGCAAACTTGAACATCTAAACACAGTAATTACAGAGCAGTTTGGGTCAACTTCCAGCTGTTTTTCATGTGGAAATATGAGCTGCTTGGAAGCACCCTGATCCTCATTTACTCCTGCGTGAATGTAGCAGAGGTTCTCATTCCAAAATGAGGCTTGCATACCTGCATGAACTTCGTCTTTGGGTTGAGCATGCAGGTGCGCATGGGGGTGTTGGTGTAGTTGAAGCTGACCATGTCAAAAACGATGGCTTCAGGAACCGCCAGGATGAGGGAGAGAACCCAAATGGACACGATCTCCACGACGGTGAGCAGAGGGATGCCGACTCCCTGCACTCTGCTCCAAGATGCTACAGCCCTGTACCTGTGCAGTTAcaacattttttgcacattatCATGTGATTGCACACTTATGTGatgaacagataaaaaaaaatctgatttgctTCTCGATTATCAAAGTTCACAACAGcaattccttttatttaaattcctgGCACCACATCAAGCACAACAAACTGCTCTGTAAGCACACAatcaaagtgttaaaaattcACGAGGGGAGATGatcaattgtttatttttaatatccaatatttatatttttgtaaagccTCCAAACAGACTGGCCCGTGTTGGCAGAGAGGTCTGTGCATTGGCTCCTGATTCCTATGCACCGAGtacttgtttgcttgtttgtttcattAATAGAAAGCACTTGTcgaaatgttttagtaaaatcgTGCATCAAGATTTTATggcaaaaacaatatatttttcatgaCGCATTTGAATTTCTCTGTTGAACAACGTGGCAGCATTTATATTTCACTAAGTGGTAATGCATCCACCTTTTTCTCTTCCTACAACAAGGAAAAGATCCAAAAGGGACTGGTGCAGATTCAGAGATATGCTACACATTTCCTGGAAACACAGAGTAACAACTGTATTACAGTGTGCCCTGTTCTCCTAACAGAGGTCACTGGGACTGTCTGCATGCTTGAACCTTGGAGCCTGTTTAGAGTCGACCTTTTGTATTTGAGAGTGCATTAAATAGGATGACACTGAAATTTAGCATTGGAGgaccattatttattcattacagAATTTCCCTAACGTTGCTTTCAAGAATAATACTTCCAGTGTAGGCAGAGCAACTTTAACACCACAAATAGAACTCACAGAGTACGTACTATGTATGAGATGCTGcactgaaaaatacatttacgcTAAAGATCAGGGATGAACTCAacaatgttacatttaaattgagaaataaacatttttaattttatttatcgTAATTAATAATCAAAAGAGCCTCCTGAAAGTTATTCTCTatctgtgaaatatttttttattcaatttaaaacaatgttgtttTGCTTAATTGAACCATAAAATTAGTTAGTTTGCCAATTtgttaggaaaaataaaatctgtgctGAATTATTCTGGGCAACAATACTTGCTATTAGGACAGAATTAAAAGACCCAGGCcaaagaaaactgtgtttttaatgattttaacatgttcttgtagcatttttctcatgatggaagacacaaataaaaataatttaggattaaaactgcatttatgagtgtaaaaaaataaataaaatccattaacgtcttcatctTGAGCTCAGAATTGTAAAACTGGATGTTCTGATATTGATtgctgttttgttcttttgctatgctaatgttagcttgcaCTTGTGAGGGGCCATaaactagcgggagagagtaAACTAAGGAAATTAGCGGAAGCTAACCAATTCGTCAACGGCCCTGCCCACAACGCAGAGGGGATTTTCTAATGAGCTTCTggaactctgcagaaaatatgtcttaaaaaacaacacaggcttttgtttttgctcaaaactgcataatcataattaaaagaccactagaaacaattttacagaaaatatatatagttggagtaggACTTGATTTTCCACATGATTTGTATGTAGTTCCCACTGTGACAATGCTGCCATATaagctttataaaaaaaaaaaaaaaaaatgaagttgtcCATTTGCACGAAAAAGTCCTGATGTGAGGGCACTCACCTGTCCACACTGAGGGCACACAGGTTGAGGACCGTAATGCCCACAGAGGCCTTCTGCAGAAACGGCACCAACTTGCACAAGCACAGGCCAAAAGGGCTGTCATCAAACGGGAAACGTGAGGCCAGGAGCTGGATCACACAGAGGAATGCACTCAGACACTGTTTCTCAAGGGAACTTTTCATCACTGAGGAcattgaaaacacacattttattcaATCATTGCTTGGATTTGAAAAGTAAGTTCCCAGACAGCCGGGATAAAAGTAATAAGGCTAAACAGAGCATGATGGTAAAAAGCTTTTACAAAATAGCAAATTATGAAcagaaagcataaaaaaagtgaaaagttctTACTTGTTGAGTTGTTGTTGAAATAGTTACAATATAATTATTCACAAGAGACAGAAGAAATATGCACTTTTGCGATGTGTCATCTcttcataaaaaacatgaactcTGGTGGAAATTGAGCAAACCATTTCCTGTAATAATGACAGCTTGAATGGCTTAGAAACTCATTATTTTAATTCAGAAAAACTTTTACGATGACagaaattaaatcaaagttaGAGCAACTTGCATGTATTgcaggaaaaaagtttttttttcttgatatgcTCTTTTCATTATATAAACAGACTGtacaataataatatttattttggattatggctgaaataaataattatatttgttttatggaAATTTCCTCCCAAATGACTTGGTGTTTCTAGAAAAATGtgccccttttttttattttgtaactatTAATAAAGGATCACTTGAATCAAAAAGTGGCTTTGTTTACagattttatacttttttaaaaaacattttgttgggtTTGGttgaaattcattaaaaaacacaccacAATTTCTTCTACcattgaaaactattttattaactgtattttctttacttttaaatctgatttgttGAGTCAAATGACTGCCAAGAAGAATAATGTCAAGAATACAGAAAatccattttttcttctttttcagatattctttataaaacaagaacaaacaaaaactatacAAGCTCTTCCtacaaatgttgcaaaaaaagtacatttcatGCACacctttttgttcttctttgaCCCAAAGGGTTTTTTTCAAAGGGAAATCTtgccaaaaaggaaaaagcaggaAGCTTCAGGATTGGGAAAgcagctttttctttgtttgtgaaCAGACCGCCCCCCCCTCTCCCCATATGATCCTTGTTTCCTTTTTGCACATGTGTTACTCAGACCAAAAAAGTCACTTTGCCCTCAGAGTCCCGAGTTAATTTTAACCAGGTGGCTTTCCCATGTTTCCCTTCGCACAATGCCGTTCTTTAATGTGGCTCAAAAGATCCCGTTGACGGATCGCCGCGTTTTTCCATTGTTCTTCATTATTACGCAAATTCTGACAGTGTTTACAGGCATAAATCAGACCAAAGCAGGAGCCCTGCAATGATTCATCACATCTGTCACACAAACACTTCATATTTCAAAGCGTAAACAGAAGGGCTGCGAGTCACGCAAAACCGAGCGGTAGAGTGCTGGGCTCTCGTTTGCTAATTAAGGCCTGTTTTGATCTTGTGAATAATCATTTAGCCACTAACAAATATACAATCTAAAGTTTTCTGACAACTTACTGCAAGCTGCTTACTAAATGGAGCAAACCGAGACGCACAACGAGACGCACCAAGAATCTTTTTACCCcaattgctgcttttttttttttgaaaagcataagttttgagtttactttttgaaattttgtgGGTTTTGTGAGTTTAAAAATATCCCAAGAAGGcctgaaagtaaaacaaaagaaaaaaaaaagtaataaaaaagtttgtaactAATGTAGTGAGTAAAGAAGCCAACAGCGTGTGTGATTTAAGCCACCCTTGTCTTCATTGCTAATCTTTTCATATGATAAAGATAAGACTGATTATACTTTCCCGTCTATCTGCACACTCCCTCAGACCCCCTCCCACCCCCCTTTTTCCTGTCTGTAATATTCCATTTTATCTGTGTGTCAAGCTATTGTTGCTGCATTTCATCATGTCAACAGCCAGACCTGACACTCCCCGGAGGCCGAACTGAGGTTAAGACATCGATTAAACCCGCAGAAGTGCAGAGAAAAGCTGTACCTTGTATACGTTGATGGGTATATCAATGAAAATGTAGATGAGGTCGCCCAGGGCCAGGCTGGCGATGAGAGCATTGGGCCCATTCCTCATGCACTTATGCTGGTATATAATCCGCAGGAGGGTGGCGTTGCCGACCAATCCCACCACAAAAACGGCAATGGAGATGATGGTGTTGATGTACTTGAAATAGCTGTTGATGGACGGATTTATGGGGCACTTTGGGGGCTTTTTGCTAGTTTCGTTGGAGGAGTTGGATCTCAGAGCTTGAGTGTTATCGAGTCCTCCATGAGAGGGAACGCTGGGTCCTGCGCTGGGACTGACAGTGCTGTAGAAGTCTGGAGAATGGAGAGTGGCGTGGACCGCAAAGCCTGTGAGAGGGTCCTCAGCTTCATGGATTTGGCACAAACCCCCGGTCACCATAAGGACAAACAGAAACCCTGCTGGGTTGGCCATTGTCAGCATCATGGAGAGTTTTGATCGCAGATTGTCACAATGTGTCACTGGTGAGAaagaaataatataatataatgtaataTTTCTGTATT from the Oryzias melastigma strain HK-1 linkage group LG1, ASM292280v2, whole genome shotgun sequence genome contains:
- the ednraa gene encoding endothelin receptor type Aa encodes the protein MMLTMANPAGFLFVLMVTGGLCQIHEAEDPLTGFAVHATLHSPDFYSTVSPSAGPSVPSHGGLDNTQALRSNSSNETSKKPPKCPINPSINSYFKYINTIISIAVFVVGLVGNATLLRIIYQHKCMRNGPNALIASLALGDLIYIFIDIPINVYKLLASRFPFDDSPFGLCLCKLVPFLQKASVGITVLNLCALSVDRYRAVASWSRVQGVGIPLLTVVEIVSIWVLSLILAVPEAIVFDMVSFNYTNTPMRTCMLNPKTKFMQAYTNAKDWWLFGFYFCVPLICTAVFYTLMTCEMLNHRKGSLRIALSEHLKQRREVAKAVFCLVLIFALCWFPLHLSRILKKMVYHQNDKMRCELLNFLLILDYFGINLATINSCINPIILYFVSKKFKNCFKSCLCCWCYSDNQQSSIGAVNGTSIQCKSPEPNNINTDRSFRKDSN